Proteins from one Podospora pseudoanserina strain CBS 124.78 chromosome 1, whole genome shotgun sequence genomic window:
- the SSB1 gene encoding Heat shock protein ssb1 (BUSCO:EOG092617RN; COG:O; EggNog:ENOG503NUH7), which yields MADEVYDGAIGIDLGTTYSCVATYEGTNVEIIANEQGSFTTPSFVSFTPEERLIGEAAKNQAAMNPVNTVFDVKRLIGRRFDDPTVKKDMESWPFKVVDDGAGNPKVSVEYLGSTHTFSPQEISAMVLVKMKEIAEAKLGKKVEKAVITVPAYFNDNQRQATKDAGAISGLNVLRIINEPTAAAIAYGLGAGKSGKERNVLIYDLGGGTFDVSLLNIQGGVFTVKATAGDTHLGGQDFDTNLLDYCKKEFTRKTKKDLSGDARALRRLRTACERAKRTLSSGAQTTIEIDSLFDGEDFNMQITRARFEDLNSKAFAGTLEPVAQVLKDAAIEKSAVDEIVLVGGSTRIPKIQKLLSEFFDNKKLEKSINPDEAVAYGAAVQAGILSGKATSAETSDLLLLDVVPLSLGVAMEGNIFAPVVPRGQTVPTIKKRTFTTVADNQQTVQFPVYQGERVNCEDNTSLGEFTLAPIPPMKAGEPVLEVVFEVDVNGILKVTATEKTSGRSANITISNSVGKLSSAEIENMINDAEKFKTNDEAFSKRFEAKQQLESYINRVEEIISDPTLSLKLKRGQKDKIEQSLSEAMGQLEIEDSTADDLKKKELALKRLVTKAMSSR from the exons ATGGCGGACGAAGTTTATGACGGTGCCATTGGCATTGATCTCG GTACCACCTACTCTTGCGTTGCTACGTACGAGGGTACCAATGTCGAGATCATTGCCAACGAGCAGGGTAgcttcaccaccccttctTTCGTCTCCTTCACTCCTGAGGAGCGTCTGATCGGtgaggcggccaagaacCAGGCTGCCATGAACCCCGTCAACACCGTCTTCGATGTCAA GCGTCTCATCGGTCGCCGCTTCGATGACCCGACCGTCAAGAAGGATATGGAGTCGTGGCCCTTCAAGGTCGTTGACGATGGTGCGGGTAACCCCAAGGTCTCCGTTGAGTACCTCGGCAGCACCCACACTTTCTCCCCCCAGGAGATCTCCGCCATGGTCCTTGTCAAG ATGAAGGAGATTGCTGAGGCCAAGCTCGGCAAGAAGGTTGAGAAGGCTGTCATTACCGTGCCCGCCTACTTCAACGACAACCAGCGTCAGGCCACCAAGGATGCTGGTGCCATTTCCGGCCTCAACGTCCTCCGTATCATCAACGAGCCCACTGCTGCCGCCATTGCCTACGGTCTCGGCGCTGGCAAGTCCGGCAAGGAGCGCAACGTCCTCATCTACGACTTGGGCGGTGGTACTTTCGATGtgtccctcctcaacatccagGGTGGTGTCTTCACCGTCAAGGCCACCGCTGGTGACACCCATCTTGGTGGTCAGGATTTCGAtaccaacctcctcgactACTGCAAGAAAGAGTTCACCAGAAAAACGAAAAA GGATCTTTCCGGTGATGCCCGTGCCCTCCGCCGCTTGAGAACTGCTTGCGAGCGTGCCAAGCGTACTCTCTCCAGCGGTGCCCAGACCACCATTGAGATTGACTCTCtctttgatggtgaggaCTTCAACATGCAGATCACTCGTGCCCGTTTCGAGGATCTCAACTCCAAGGCTTTCGCCGGTACCCTCGAGCCCGTCGCTCAGGTCCTCAAGGATGCTGCCATCGAGAAGAGCGCCGTTGACGAGatcgtcctcgtcggtggTTCCACTCGTATCCCCAAGATCCAGAAGCTCCTCAGCGAGTTCTTCGACAacaagaagctcgagaagaGCATCAACCCCGATGAGGCCGTCGCCTACGGTGCTGCCGTCCAGGCCGGTATCCTTTCCGGCAAGGCCACCTCCGCTGAGAcctccgacctcctccttttgGATGTCgttcccctctcccttggTGTCGCCATGGAAGGCAACATCTTCGCCCCCGTCGTCCCCCGTGGCCAGACTgtccccaccatcaagaagcggACTTTCACCACTGTTGCCGACAACCAGCAGACCGTTCAGTTCCCCGTTTACCAGGGTGAGCGTGTCAACTGCGAGGACAACACCTCCCTGGGTGAATTCACCCTTGCTCCTATCCCTCCCATGAAGGCTGGCGAGCCCGTCCTTGAGGTCGTCTTCGAGGTCGATGTCAACGGTATCCTCAAGGTTACCGCCACTGAGAAGACCTCCGGCCGCAgcgccaacatcaccatctccaactccgTCGGCAAGCTCTCTTCCGCTGAGATCGAGAACATGATCAACG ATGCTGAGAAGTTCAAGACCAACGATGAGGCTTTCAGCAAGCGCTTCGAGGCTAAGCAGCAGCTTGAGTCTTACATCAACCGTGTTGAGGAGATCATCTCTGACCCGACTCTGtccctcaagctcaagcgCGGCCAGAAGGACAAGATTGAGCAGAGCCTCAGCGAGGCCATGGGCCAGCTTGAGATTGAGGACTCCACTGCCGACgacctcaagaagaaggagcttgCCCTCAAGCGCCTTGTTACCAAGGCCATGTCCTCCCGGTAA
- a CDS encoding hypothetical protein (EggNog:ENOG503NYM3; COG:I) — MFLARALGRSSGVRIIPAPVSTSSLLHRFRISSSSSSSSFTGFRMVSTLPKLPVFEAISKHDPESTVVIHSKSGRRFQYGELLGDVAKARDRLYESAGREDLDGERIAFLAENSYDYVANFTFPTHRQIHEADSVVQVTLLAILGAKSIAVPMSPAFPASELQYILNHSEALMLLATGKFASKAQEVLKTELDVQPTFLQLDKLQGGGPHEKVTLDKSSPGSAGMMLYTSGTTNRPKGVLIPQAAMTAQARSLIQAWEYAPSDHLLHLLPLHHIHGTINAIFTPLFTGSSIEFLYPFNADAVWKHLQEPAREAISPAHLRLTISGSAALPTPIKRAWADLSKGNILLERFGMTEVGMALSCGLDPNDRVDGSVGWPLPGVEARLVDVDTHQVIEKGQEKDLETGRERVGEIQLRGPTIFAEYWRNEEATKKEFVEGKDGRGSWFKTGDVAVRRPGPEKAGRSEMKTQREWARGDMYFILGRKSADIIKSGGEKVSALEVEREMLSLPQVAEVAVLAVPSGKWGQKVGAVVILDREHCKEGKWSPLEMRRALKERLAGYKIPQVLRVVDHIPRNAMGKINKKVLVKEVFREEFSGDEM, encoded by the exons ATGTTCCTTGCCCGCGCACTCGGCAGGAGCTCTGGTGTTCGAATAATACCTGCTCCCGTCTCTACTTCATCTTTACTACACCGTTTCAGGatatcatcatcgtcgtcgtcgtcttcttttACAGGTTTCAGGATGGTTTCGACGCTGCCCAAGCTGCCCGTTTTCGAGGCAATCTCCAAGCATGACCCGGAGTCAACTGTGGTTATTCACTCCAAGAGCGGCCGGCGCTTTCAGTACGGTGAGCTGTTGGGGGATGTAGCCAAGGCCAGGGATCGTCTCTATGAGAGCGCCGGGAGGGAGGATCTGGATGGTGAGCGTATTGCTTTCTTGGCCGAGAACAGCTACGACTATGTGG CCAATTTCACGTTTCCAACCCACCGGCAAATTCATGAGGCTGATTCTGTTGTCCAAGTGACTCTCCTGGCCATCCTCGGGGCCAAGTCCATTGCTGTGCCCATGTCTCCGGCCTTTCCAGCCTCGGAGCTTCAGTACATCTTGAACCACAGCGAGGCATTGATGTTGTTAGCCACCGGCAAATTTGCCTCCAAAGCTCAAGAAGTTCTCAAGACAGAGCTGGATGTCCAACCAAccttcctccagctcgacaagCTCCAAGGTGGAGGCCCCCACGAAAAGGTCACACTCGACAAGTCTAGCCCCGGTTCCGCCGGTATGATGCTGTACACCTCTGGTACCACCAACCGACCT AAAGGCGTCCTCATCCCCCAAGCCGCCATGACAGCCCAAGCCCGCTCCCTGATCCAAGCCTGGGAATACGCCCCCTCCGACCACCTgctgcacctcctccccctccaccacatccacggcaccatcaacgccatcttcacccccctcttcacagGCAGCTCCATCGAATTCCTCTACCCCTTCAACGCAGACGCAGTATGGAAAC ACCTCCAAGAACCCGCCAGGGAAGCCATCTCCCCTGCCCACCTCCGCCTGACAATCTCCGGTTCCGCCGCCCtgcccacccccatcaagcGTGCCTGGGCGGACTTGAGCAAGGGGAACATTTTGCTCGAACGCTTCGGCATGACAGAAGTAGGCATGGCGCTCTCTTGCGGCCTCGATCCGAACGACCGGGTGGATGGCTCCGTCGGGTGGCCTTTACCCGGGGTAGAAGCAAGATTGGTAGATGTTGACACGCATCAAGTCATTGAAAAGGGGCAGGAAAAGGACCTCGAGacgggaagggagagggtgggggagattCAGCTTCGGGGGCCGACGATTTTTGCAGAGTACTGGCGTAACGAAGAGGCTACGAAGAAGGAGTTTGTGGAAGGGAAAGACGGGAGGGGGTCGTGGTTCAAGACTGGGGATGTTGCCGTCAGGAGACCTGGTCCGGaaaaggcggggaggagCGAGATGAAGACTCAACGGGAGTGGGCGAGGGGGGATATGTATTTTATTCTGGGGAGGAAGTCGGCTGATATTATCAAGTcggggggggagaaggtttcAGCGTTGGAAGTGGAAAGGGAGATGTTGTCTCTGCCTCAGGTGGCCGAGGTTgcggtgctggcggtgccGAGTGGGAAGTGGGGGCAGAAGGTGGGCGCGGTGGTGATTTTGGATAGGGAGCATTGCAAGGAGGGGAAGTGGTCgccgttggagatgaggagggcgttgaaggagaggttggcggggtATAAGATCCCACAGgtgctgagggtggtggatcATATTCCGAGGAATGCGATGGGGAAGATTAATAAGAAGGtgctggtgaaggaggtttTTAGGGAGGAGTTTAGTGGGGATGAGATGTAA
- a CDS encoding hypothetical protein (EggNog:ENOG503PIKS), which produces MESHDISAPNPQQTSITHNKFHYFFDLPPEIREQIVEHVCLHPGGVYVTNGHVISARGVGQTARDLLNDPTAFEPLVAGPPVNMMLTCTELYRIASGIYYGRNMFHLRLANQRSKTLKADQHGIRKVLMKTGKVDRLLLRSSETQNDGNLGSVEGPRLSLRHVLVRIDRFGGAYLENKLIPALGYMILNGRLRRLEVEVPLGNEGLVRRASPHYGLFAPPQDAMRTTMSLRHNPVMKALLVVLSDPYLEKASMRVRKSDSPSFWCQCHAPEVGSGEKSDDKPPMCFLKHLPGETCCRRRFDSFDKKFWAEVNIPRLIQECGIDSAQFRIKKVEAPDPFS; this is translated from the coding sequence ATGGAATCCCATGATATCAGCGCACCGAATCCACAGCAGACGAGTATAACACACAACAAGTTTCATTACTTTTTCGACCTACCTCCAGAAATCCGCGAACAGATAGTTGAGCACGTATGCCTCCATCCGGGGGGCGTATACGTCACCAACGGCCATGTGATCAGCGCTCGAGGCGTTGGCCAAACTGCCCGGGATCTCCTTAATGACCCTACTGCTTTCGAACCTCTCGTGGCAGGCCCGCCTGTAAACATGATGCTCACGTGTACGGAATTGTATAGAATTGCGAGCGGGATATACTACGGCAGGAATATGTTTCATCTTCGCTTGGCGAACCAACGGTCGAAAACACTAAAGGCCGACCAACATGGCATCCGGAAGGTCCTCATGAAGACAGGGAAAGTCGATaggttgctgctgaggagctCCGAGACGCAGAATGACGGCAATCTTGGGTCAGTCGAAGGCCCAAGGCTGAGCTTGCGGCATGTCCTCGTTCGTATTGACCGGTTCGGAGGTGCCTACCTGGAAAACAAGTTGATACCTGCGCTGGGCTATATGATACTTAACGGAAGGCTTCGCCGCCTCGAGGTCGAAGTCCCCTTGGGCAACGAAGGCCTTGTCCGTCGCGCTTCACCACACTATGGCTTATttgcaccaccacaagacgCTATGCGTACGACGATGTCTTTGAGGCACAACCCGGTGATGAAAGCGCTGCTGGTGGTTTTGTCGGACCCCTACCTGGAGAAGGCATCGATGAGAGTACGCAAATCGGACAGCCCTTCTTTCTGGTGCCAGTGCCACGCTCCCGAAGTCGGCTCAGGCGAGAAGTCTGACGATAAACCTCCGATGTGCTTCTTGAAGCACTTACCTGGCGAAACTTGCTGCCGACGCCGATTTGACAGCTTCGACAAGAAATTCTGGGCAGAGGTCAACATTCCGAGGCTGATTCAAGAATGCGGCATCGACTCGGCTCAGTTCAGGATCAAGAAGGTCGAGGCCCCAGACCCCTTCTCCTGA
- a CDS encoding hypothetical protein (EggNog:ENOG503P966), which produces MAGPFPTWSPSLLGSKATKIPRRLVEVPKDQEELLNKSDSWHKGHVPAAILDKIKAGYTETRRRSPLAEPPLSDHVRASSQSSRRLPAAGVPSSPIPAPPQTKEPQLAAVVELSLPSNSSDSSEDEAEIQGPKAPLHTDAHPSEPQASGIPIPPGPTPPSAQVIPSTYPEPSVTVSPPKPKRQRLMKNVAASLNPAEVSMQLTRPSILSLPKPASPPPPAGSSLPPSSSVPASPMAIRTQPASPLVIRAQPAMQPAAVPSMILRGGGLPRSSGSSDKPPPNVPASQDPYNIFKETYPDYDGSLGDFVRGVLSLIPLQKKKTVPQYILDDYIRVFSGDYLEYIEQLREDQTPLTTWEWYCVHVPQPVYMKGVLSSDRLKDVRRRYPDKVFVIEAQTTPLQPSVQPPEVQHIQRSNAFSTPAPARIGQHHNAQHNQASSPIYLPDSPPMPLNPATRSSTHIAELATDPISTAEDRPFEIHPRGGHRRSTEVVGPASRFISASSRQFHTQSTRPVNMTASRLPSSSVRFETQVNFPSLETTASGNSIWDREDDAMGSVDRQEDNEAMNDGAPSPSLQDSGEDALQQAAAGIPKSHIEYRVSGEGIKRPWETIDDPEQQEAVQQQCFAAFLRDAWGPRRNKGKQVGAVV; this is translated from the coding sequence ATGGCCGGTCCCTTTCCGACGTGGTCCCCCAGCCTGCTTGGCAGCAAAGCCACAAAAATACCCCGCCGTCTTGTTGAGGTTCCCAAAGACCAGGAAGAGCTATTGAATAAGAGTGATTCTTGGCATAAGGGTCATGTTCCAGCGGCAATTTTGGACAAGATCAAAGCTGGCTATACAGAAACTCGACGACGATCTCCTTTAGCGGAACCTCCACTATCAGATCATGTCAGAGCAAGCTCACAGAGTTCTCGACGTCTACCTGCTGCCGGCGTGCCATCGTCACCTAtaccagctcctccacaaacaaaGGAACCTCAGCTAGCAGCAGTTGTGGAACTTTCTTTACCTAGCAACAGTTCTGACTCTTCTGAAGATGAAGCCGAGATTCAAGGCCCCAAAGCTCCGCTCCATACGGACGCCCACCCGAGTGAACCACAGGCCTCCGGGATCCCTATTCCCCCTGGACCGACGCCGCCCTCAGCACAAGTCATACCATCCACATATCCCGAGCCGTCTGTTACCGTGTCGCCACCCAAGCCAAAGCGACAGCGTCTTATGAAGAATGTTGCTGCCAGTCTCAACCCAGCAGAGGTTAGCATGCAGCTGACCCGGCCATCGAttctctctctgccaaaaccagccagccctccaccaccagccggTTCGTCGTTACCACCCAGTTCCTCAGTACCAGCCAGTCCGATGGCGATTCGTACACAGCCAGCCAGTCCACTGGTCATACGTGCACAGCCGGCCATGCAACCAGCTGCTGTTCCCAGCATGATTCTACGTGGCGGTGGTCTGCCAAGATCAAGCGGGAGTTCTGACAAGCCTCCGCCAAACGTACCTGCTTCCCAAGACCCCTATAACATCTTTAAAGAGACTTATCCAGACTACGATGGTAGTCTGGGTGACTTTGTCCGTGGGGTTCTCTCTTTGATACCTCttcagaaaaagaaaacggtCCCACAGTACATTCTAGACGACTACATCCGTGTTTTCTCGGGCGATTATCTGGAATACATCGAACAGCTCAGGGAGGACCAAACGCCCCTGACCACTTGGGAGTGGTATTGCGTCCATGTTCCACAACCAGTGTATATGAAGGGAGTTCTTTCTAGCGACCGACTAAAGGATGTCCGCCGTCGCTACCCCGATAAAGTCTTTGTGATTGAAGCTCAGACAACACCTCTACAGCCCAGCGTTCAGCCACCTGAGGTGCAGCATATTCAAAGATCGAATGCGTTCTCGACGCCCGCACCAGCGAGGATTGGACAGCATCATAACGCACAGCACAACCAAGCTTCAAGCCCTATTTATCTTCCGGATTCCCCGCCAATGCCTCTGAATCCTGCCACGAGATCTTCAACCCACATCGCCGAGTTGGCAACTGATCCGATCTCCACGGCAGAAGACCGGCCATTCGAGATACATCCTCGTGGGGGTCATCGTCGCTCTACAGAGGTTGTTGGCCCGGCATCGAGGTTTATCTCTGCCTCGTCTCGCCAGTTTCATACCCAGAGTACGCGGCCGGTCAATATGACGGCGTCGAGACTCCCATCTTCGAGTGTACGGTTTGAGACGCAGGTAAACTTTCCGTCATTGGAAACAACAGCGTCTGGTAATTCGATCTGGGACCGTGAGGACGATGCCATGGGGTCGGTTGACAGACAGGAGGATAATGAGGCAATGAATGATGGTgcgccatctccatcctTGCAAGACAGTGGAGAGGACGCTCTTCAACAAGCAGCTGCTGGAATTCCCAAGTCTCATATAGAGTACAGGGTATCGGGTGAGGGTATCAAAAGGCCGTGGGAAACGATCGATGATCCCGAGCAACAGGAAGCAGTACAGCAACAGTGTTTTGCAGCATTCTTGAGAGACGCATGGGGCCCTCGCCGCAACAAGGGAAAACAGGTCGGAGCTGTTGTGTAA
- the TIF45 gene encoding eukaryotic translation initiation factor 4E (COG:J; BUSCO:EOG092646VF; EggNog:ENOG503NYNX) — MSDQVDLTTIPISPDGGNKPEGASSEDNDKTVTVFHDKDNFNVKHPLSNRWTLWFTKPASGKGDNWNDLLKEVITFESVEEFWGVYNNIAPVSELALKSDYHLFKEGVRPEWEDPQNKHGGKWSYQFKEKRNISIDDLWLHTMLAAIGETLENEEDGEVMGVVVNVRKAFFRIGVWTRTTGRHVPGRGDGDVAGGKGRSPEKGKEILMTIGKRFKEVLRLPATEQLEFSGHTDSAHSGSTRAKAKFVV, encoded by the exons ATGTCCGACCAGGTCGATCTtaccaccatccccatctcccccgaTGGAGGTAACAAGCCCGAGGGCGCCTCCTCCGAGGACAACGACAAGACCGTCACCGTTTTCCACGACAAGGACAACTTCAATGTCAAGCATCCCCTTTCCAACAGGTGGACACTCTGGTTCACCAAGCCTGCCAGCGGAAAG GGCGACAACTGGAACGATTTGCTCAAGGAAGTGATTACCTTTGAGTCTGTTGAAGAGTTTTGGGGTGTCTAC AACAACATCGCTCCTGTTTCCGAGCTTGCGCTCAAGTCTGATTACCACCTCTTCAAGGAGGGTGTGCGACCCGAGTGGGAGGACCCCCAGAACAAGCATGGTGGCAAGTGGTCGTACCAgttcaaggagaagagaaacaTCAGCATCGACGACCTTTGGCTGCACACCATGCTCGCCGCCATTGGCGAGACCCTGGAGaacgaggaggacggcgaggTCATGGGCGTTGTTGTCAACGTGCGCAAGGCCTTCTTCAGAATCGGTGTCTGGACCCGCACCACCGGGAGACACGTGCCGGGCcgtggtgacggtgacgttGCCGGCGGCAAGGGCCGCTCCCCTGAGAAGGGCAAAGAGATTCTGATGACGATTGGCAAGCGGTTCAAGGAGGTCCTCAGACTGCCTGCCACCGAGCAGCTCGAATTCTCTGGTCACACCGACAGTGCTCACAGTGGTAGCACTCGTGCCAAGGCGAAGTTCGTGGTGTAA
- a CDS encoding hypothetical protein (EggNog:ENOG503P8FC): MSSPLTPEQIRQLSEQAQEFRPVNAFRRPSTFLSLAPSTSESYPRSQKQETSAPPLTAEALAAIPQKQDEQKRRASSLSSDASKFRFLKLGPVHWGEHQDGVKEDFYEVAVEE, encoded by the coding sequence atgtcttcccccctcaccccagaGCAAATCCGCCAGCTCTCGGAGCAAGCCCAAGAGTTCCGCCCCGTGAATGCCTTCCGCCGGCCCTCAACCTTTTTGtccctcgccccctccaCGTCGGAGTCGTACCCCCGCAGCCAGAAGCAAGAGACTTCTGCGCCCCCCCTCACAGCCGAGGCCCTCGCCGCCATTCCCCAGAAGCAAGACGAGCAGAAGCGCCGCGCCTCGAGCCTAAGCTCGGACGCCTCCAAGTTCCGGTTCTTGAAGCTGGGACCCGTCCACTGGGGCGAGCACCAGGACGGTGTCAAGGAGGACTTTTAtgaggttgctgttgaggagtgA